A single window of Gopherus flavomarginatus isolate rGopFla2 chromosome 15, rGopFla2.mat.asm, whole genome shotgun sequence DNA harbors:
- the DGCR8 gene encoding microprocessor complex subunit DGCR8 isoform X1: MEKTENAPPLPKEPAREMNVENQTCPPPLPPNEQPPPPPLQTSSDAEVMDVGSGGDGQSDTPAGDAHTVCRTQLLTKGSACYKTRLIIDPNNSDQSPRTARHAPSVRKFTPDLKLLKDVKISVSFTESCKSKDRKVLYTGAEQDYKPDTDFSINNVNGDLYVCPFGGSNGKAVGVGGENDDKKDDENDIDQEKRVEYAVLDELEDFTDNLMEIDEGGGGFTSKAIVQRDKADEETLNYSYEDDFDNDVDALLEEGLRAPKKRRIDEKYGGESDHPSDGETSVQPMMTKIKTVLKSRGRPPTEPLPDGWIMTFHNSGIPVYLHRESRVVTWSRPYFLGTGSIRKHDPPLSSIPCLHYKKMKDNEEREQNNDITPNGEVSPIKHIDKSSELDRQTEEPDSTAADSGPLDEREPSGGDAAPGALGQVKAKVEVCKDESVDLEDFRHYLEKRFDFEQVTVKKFRTWAERRQFNREMKRKQAESERPILPANQKLITLSVQDAPTKKEFVINPNGKSEVCILHEYMQRVLKVRPVYNFFECENPSEPFGASVIIDGVTYGAGTASSKKLAKNKAARATLEILIPDFVKQTSEEKPKDSEELEYFNHISIEDSRVYELTSKAGLLSPYQILHECLKRNHGMGDTSIKFEVIPGKNQKSEYVMTCGKHTVRGWCKNKRVGKQLASQKILQLLHPHVKNWGSLLRMYGRENSKMVKQETSDKSVIELQQYAKKNKPNLHILNKLQEEMKKLAQEREETRKKPKMTIIESAQPGSEPLCTVDV; encoded by the exons ATGGAGAAAACTGAAaatgcacctcccctccccaaagaACCTGCAAGAGAAATGAATGTGGAAAACCAGACTTGTCCCCCACCTCTGCCGCCTAATGAACAGCCTCCACCACCTCCCCTGCAAACGTCCAGTGACGCAGAGGTAATGGACGTTGGCTCTGGTGGTGATGGACAGTCAGATACCCCTGCTGGGGACGCGCACACTGTCTGCAGAACACAGCTTCTGACAAAGGGATCTGCTTGCTACAAAACTCGTCTTATAATAGACCCTAACAATAGTGACCAAAGCCCAAGAACTGCTCGTCATGCACCTTCAGTTCGAAAGTTCACCCCTGATCTTAAGTTACTTAAAGATGTAAAAATTAGTGTTAGCTTTACAGAAAGCTGCAAAAGCAAAGACAGAAAAGTTCTGTACACTGGAGCTGAGCAAGATTATAAACCAGATACAGATTTTAGTATTAATAATGTCAATGGGGATTTGTATGTTTGTCCTTTTGGTGGTAGTAATGGTAAAGCTGTAGGTGTAGGGGGTGAAAATGATGACAAGAAGGATGATGAAAATGATATTGATCAGGAAAAGAGAGTGGAATATGCAGTTCTGGATGAGTTAGAAGATTTTACTGACAATTTGATGGAAATTgatgaaggaggaggagggttcACATCTAAAGCAATCGTTCAAAGAGATAAAGCAGATGAAGAAACCTTGAATTACTCTTATGAg GATGATTTTGATAATGATGTGGATGCTCTGTTGGAAGAGGGCCTTCGAGCTCCCAAAAAGAGGAGAATAGATGAGAAATATGGAGGCGAGAGTGACCACCCATCTGATGGAGAGACAAGCGTACAGCCAATGATGACCAAAATAAAAACTGTACTTAAAA GTCGTGGCCGTCCTCCTACGGAACCATTGCCTGATGGATGGATCATGACATTCCATAACTCAGGCATTCCTGTATATCTGCACAGAGAATCCAGAGTTGTTACCTGGTCCAGACCTTATTTCTTGGGAACAGGAAGCATAAGG AAACATGATCCTCCCTTGAGTAGCATTCCCTGTCTGCATTACAAGAAAATGAAGGACAATGAGGAAAGGGAACAAAACAATGACATAACCCCAAATGGGGAAGTATCGCCTATAAAGCACATAGACAAGTCTTCGGAACTGGACCGCCAAACAGAGGAGCCGGACTCCACTGCTGCTGATTCTGGGCCTTTAGATGAGAGAGAGCCTTCAGGGGGTGATGCAGCACCAGGAGCCTTAGGACAAGTTAAGGCCAAAGTTGAAGTGTGTAAAGATGAGTCTGTAG ACCTTGAGGATTTTAGACACTACCTTGAAAAGCGTTTTGATTTTGAACAAGTTACCGTAAAAAAATTCAGAACCTGGGCTGAGAGACGACAGTTCAACCGTGAAATGAAGCGGAAGCAGGCGGAGTCTGAGCGGCCTATTCTGCCAGCCAATCAGAAACTCATTACCTTGTCTGTGCAAGATGCACCTACAAAGAAAG AGTTTGTTATTAATCCCAATGGGAAGTCTGAAGTTTGCATACTGCATGAATATATGCAGCGAGTCCTAAAGGTCCGCCCTGTTTACAATTTCTTTGAATGTG AGAACCCAAGTGAGCCTTTTGGAGCCTCAGTGATTATTGATGGAGTGACTTATGGGGCAGGAACTGCAAGCAGCAAAAAACTCGCCAAGAATAAAGCTG CCCGAGCTACACTGGAAATCCTCATTCCTGACTTTGTTAAACAGACCTCTGAGGAAAAGCCCAAAGACAGTGAAGAACTTGAG TATTTTAACCATATCAGTATTGAGGACTCACGGGTATATGAACTGACCAGTAAAGCTGGACTGTTGTCTCCATATCAGATTCTCCATGAGTGCCTTAAAAG AAACCATGGAATGGGTGACACATCTATCAAGTTTGAAGTGATTCCTGGTAAAAATCAGAAGAGTGAATATGTCATGACTTGTGGCAAGCACACAGTGCGAGGCTGGT GTAAGAACAAGAGAGTTGGGAAACAACTAGCTTCTCAGAAAATCCTACAGCTCCTGCATCCGCACGTGAAAAACTGGGGCTCTTTGTTGCGTATGTATGGTAGAGAAAATAGCAAGATGGTCAAACAG GAAACCTCTGATAAAAGCGTGATAGAACTTCAGCAGTATGCCAAAAAGAACAAGCCAAATCTACACATTCTGAACAAGTTACAGGAAGAAATGAAAAAGTTGGCACAAGAAAGA gaggaaactcgaaagaaaCCCAAGATGACAATAATAGAATCAGCGCAGCCTGGTAGTGAACCTCTGTGTACTGTTGATGTGTGA
- the DGCR8 gene encoding microprocessor complex subunit DGCR8 isoform X2 — protein MEKTENAPPLPKEPAREMNVENQTCPPPLPPNEQPPPPPLQTSSDAEVMDVGSGGDGQSDTPAGDAHTVCRTQLLTKGSACYKTRLIIDPNNSDQSPRTARHAPSVRKFTPDLKLLKDVKISVSFTESCKSKDRKVLYTGAEQDYKPDTDFSINNVNGDLYVCPFGGSNGKAVGVGGENDDKKDDENDIDQEKRVEYAVLDELEDFTDNLMEIDEGGGGFTSKAIVQRDKADEETLNYSYEDDFDNDVDALLEEGLRAPKKRRIDEKYGGESDHPSDGETSVQPMMTKIKTVLKSRGRPPTEPLPDGWIMTFHNSGIPVYLHRESRVVTWSRPYFLGTGSIRKHDPPLSSIPCLHYKKMKDNEEREQNNDITPNGEVSPIKHIDKSSELDRQTEEPDSTAADSGPLDEREPSGGDAAPGALGQVKAKVEVCKDESVDLEDFRHYLEKRFDFEQVTVKKFRTWAERRQFNREMKRKQAESERPILPANQKLITLSVQDAPTKKEFVINPNGKSEVCILHEYMQRVLKVRPVYNFFECARATLEILIPDFVKQTSEEKPKDSEELEYFNHISIEDSRVYELTSKAGLLSPYQILHECLKRNHGMGDTSIKFEVIPGKNQKSEYVMTCGKHTVRGWCKNKRVGKQLASQKILQLLHPHVKNWGSLLRMYGRENSKMVKQETSDKSVIELQQYAKKNKPNLHILNKLQEEMKKLAQEREETRKKPKMTIIESAQPGSEPLCTVDV, from the exons ATGGAGAAAACTGAAaatgcacctcccctccccaaagaACCTGCAAGAGAAATGAATGTGGAAAACCAGACTTGTCCCCCACCTCTGCCGCCTAATGAACAGCCTCCACCACCTCCCCTGCAAACGTCCAGTGACGCAGAGGTAATGGACGTTGGCTCTGGTGGTGATGGACAGTCAGATACCCCTGCTGGGGACGCGCACACTGTCTGCAGAACACAGCTTCTGACAAAGGGATCTGCTTGCTACAAAACTCGTCTTATAATAGACCCTAACAATAGTGACCAAAGCCCAAGAACTGCTCGTCATGCACCTTCAGTTCGAAAGTTCACCCCTGATCTTAAGTTACTTAAAGATGTAAAAATTAGTGTTAGCTTTACAGAAAGCTGCAAAAGCAAAGACAGAAAAGTTCTGTACACTGGAGCTGAGCAAGATTATAAACCAGATACAGATTTTAGTATTAATAATGTCAATGGGGATTTGTATGTTTGTCCTTTTGGTGGTAGTAATGGTAAAGCTGTAGGTGTAGGGGGTGAAAATGATGACAAGAAGGATGATGAAAATGATATTGATCAGGAAAAGAGAGTGGAATATGCAGTTCTGGATGAGTTAGAAGATTTTACTGACAATTTGATGGAAATTgatgaaggaggaggagggttcACATCTAAAGCAATCGTTCAAAGAGATAAAGCAGATGAAGAAACCTTGAATTACTCTTATGAg GATGATTTTGATAATGATGTGGATGCTCTGTTGGAAGAGGGCCTTCGAGCTCCCAAAAAGAGGAGAATAGATGAGAAATATGGAGGCGAGAGTGACCACCCATCTGATGGAGAGACAAGCGTACAGCCAATGATGACCAAAATAAAAACTGTACTTAAAA GTCGTGGCCGTCCTCCTACGGAACCATTGCCTGATGGATGGATCATGACATTCCATAACTCAGGCATTCCTGTATATCTGCACAGAGAATCCAGAGTTGTTACCTGGTCCAGACCTTATTTCTTGGGAACAGGAAGCATAAGG AAACATGATCCTCCCTTGAGTAGCATTCCCTGTCTGCATTACAAGAAAATGAAGGACAATGAGGAAAGGGAACAAAACAATGACATAACCCCAAATGGGGAAGTATCGCCTATAAAGCACATAGACAAGTCTTCGGAACTGGACCGCCAAACAGAGGAGCCGGACTCCACTGCTGCTGATTCTGGGCCTTTAGATGAGAGAGAGCCTTCAGGGGGTGATGCAGCACCAGGAGCCTTAGGACAAGTTAAGGCCAAAGTTGAAGTGTGTAAAGATGAGTCTGTAG ACCTTGAGGATTTTAGACACTACCTTGAAAAGCGTTTTGATTTTGAACAAGTTACCGTAAAAAAATTCAGAACCTGGGCTGAGAGACGACAGTTCAACCGTGAAATGAAGCGGAAGCAGGCGGAGTCTGAGCGGCCTATTCTGCCAGCCAATCAGAAACTCATTACCTTGTCTGTGCAAGATGCACCTACAAAGAAAG AGTTTGTTATTAATCCCAATGGGAAGTCTGAAGTTTGCATACTGCATGAATATATGCAGCGAGTCCTAAAGGTCCGCCCTGTTTACAATTTCTTTGAATGTG CCCGAGCTACACTGGAAATCCTCATTCCTGACTTTGTTAAACAGACCTCTGAGGAAAAGCCCAAAGACAGTGAAGAACTTGAG TATTTTAACCATATCAGTATTGAGGACTCACGGGTATATGAACTGACCAGTAAAGCTGGACTGTTGTCTCCATATCAGATTCTCCATGAGTGCCTTAAAAG AAACCATGGAATGGGTGACACATCTATCAAGTTTGAAGTGATTCCTGGTAAAAATCAGAAGAGTGAATATGTCATGACTTGTGGCAAGCACACAGTGCGAGGCTGGT GTAAGAACAAGAGAGTTGGGAAACAACTAGCTTCTCAGAAAATCCTACAGCTCCTGCATCCGCACGTGAAAAACTGGGGCTCTTTGTTGCGTATGTATGGTAGAGAAAATAGCAAGATGGTCAAACAG GAAACCTCTGATAAAAGCGTGATAGAACTTCAGCAGTATGCCAAAAAGAACAAGCCAAATCTACACATTCTGAACAAGTTACAGGAAGAAATGAAAAAGTTGGCACAAGAAAGA gaggaaactcgaaagaaaCCCAAGATGACAATAATAGAATCAGCGCAGCCTGGTAGTGAACCTCTGTGTACTGTTGATGTGTGA